GCGTTGACCTTCACCGGCTCCAGCCCGGCGGCCTTGGCGGCGGCCAGCCCGGCCAGCACGTCGGCCAGCCGGTCCCGACGGGTGAGTGCCGCGTAGCGCTCGGGGCGCAGGGTGTCCAGGCTGACGTTCACCCGGTGCAGGCCGGCCCGCTTCAACTCCGGTGCGCGGCGGGCGAGTCCGATGCCGTTGGTGGTGAGCGAGAGTTCCGCGCCGAGGTCGCCGAGCCGGGCGAGCAGGTCGGGCAGGCCGCGGCGCAGCAGGGGTTCGCCGCCGGTGAGCCGCAGGGTGCGGATGCCGAGGCGGTGGACGGCGATCCGGGCCAGGCGCAGCAGTTCGGCGTCGGTGAGGGTCTGGTCGCGGGGCAGCCAGTCGAGTCCTTCGGCGGGCATGCAGTAGGTGCAGCGCAGGTTGCACCGGTCGGTGAGGGAGAGCCGCAGGTCGGTGTGGACCCGGCCGTGCCGGTCGACCAGCGGTGCGGGCGCACCGGCGGGGGCGGCGGCGGGGACGTCAGTGGTGCGCGGTGCCATGGGGCCAGTGAACGGGGGCGGCCGGGGGCCGGTCCAGGGACGGAACGGCCGGGAGCGGCGGGCGGGCGGCGGGGGCGGCCTGTCGGATCGTCCAAGGCGGGGCGGCGGGGGGCGGGGGCACACTGGCGGCATGGCGGAACTGCGGGTGCCGGCCCTGGTGCTGGCGGCGGGCGGCGGGTCGCGCCTCGGCGGGCGGCCGAAGGCGCTGCTGTCCTACCGGGGGCGGACGCTGCTGGAGCACGCGCTGGCGGTGGCGGCGGAGGGCGGCTGCGACGGCGCGGTCGCGGTGCTGGGCGCGGCGGCCGGGAGGTGCGGGCCCGGGCGGACACCGACGGCTGTCGACTCGTCGACAATCCCGACTGGCGCACCGGCATGGCCTCCTCGCTGCTCGCGGGCCTGGCCGCGCTGCCGCCGGGGGCGACGGCCGCGCTGGTCCTGCTGGTGGACACGCCGGGCGTCACCGCGGCGGCGGTCCGTCGGCTGCTGGCCGTGCACGCGGGGCCCGCGGACCT
This is a stretch of genomic DNA from Kitasatospora fiedleri. It encodes these proteins:
- the moaA gene encoding GTP 3',8-cyclase MoaA — translated: MAPRTTDVPAAAPAGAPAPLVDRHGRVHTDLRLSLTDRCNLRCTYCMPAEGLDWLPRDQTLTDAELLRLARIAVHRLGIRTLRLTGGEPLLRRGLPDLLARLGDLGAELSLTTNGIGLARRAPELKRAGLHRVNVSLDTLRPERYAALTRRDRLADVLAGLAAAKAAGLEPVKVNAVPVRGVNEDELVDLVEFAVDGGYRMRFIESMPLDAQGAWDRAAMVTAAEILDVLAARWRLVPVGRPGNAPAEEWRLAGTGHVVGVIASVTRPFCGGCDRVRLTADGQLRNCLFATEESDLRALLRGGADDARIERAWRACVAGKRPGHRIGDADFVRPERPMSAIGG